A single Vigna radiata var. radiata cultivar VC1973A chromosome 8, Vradiata_ver6, whole genome shotgun sequence DNA region contains:
- the LOC106770333 gene encoding uncharacterized protein LOC106770333, producing the protein MGLARRDGVATSTNARVSTTVGNENRGRMVRNLPYPEFLKRKEEGRCFRCGGPFKLGHRCTERSLCVLPLAEDEEGDEGEVGVDPDEKPMELSACSAKGLTPPKTMKLTGRIGERTVVVLIDSGANHNFVSRKLVEELKLPLTDTPPYLVSLGDGQKKLTRGHCDKLVKSKALRKLTDAETWTLVWDLGLVENEVEVKGQEMQWLPPPRDKEHRIAVKEGVDPVNVRPYRYPYFMKEELERQVADMIKAGLIRPSTSPFSTQLSSLKRKKVVGGFA; encoded by the exons ATGGGGTTGGCAAGGAGAGATGGAGTCGCGACGAGTACGAACGCGAGGGTGAGCACCACTGTTGGCAACGAAAACAGGGGAAGAATGGTGAGAAATCTCCCTTACCCAGAATTCCTTAAGAGGAAGGAGGAGGGTCGGTGTTTCCGATGTGGGGGTCCGTTCAAACTTGGGCACCGCTGCACTGAGAGAAGTCTGTGCGTGTTGCCCTTGGCAGAGGATGAGGAGGGAGACGAAGGTGAAGTGGGGGTAGACCCTGATGAGAAACCCATGGAGTTGTCAGCGTGTTCAGCAAAAGGGTTGACTCCACCCAAAACAATGAAATTGACGGGGAGGATTGGGGAAAGAACAGTGGTGGTACTCATTGATAGTGGTGCCAACCACAACTTTGTCAGCCGAAAGTTAGTAGAAGAATTGAAGCTGCCCTTGACAGATACTCCACCATATCTGGTGAGCTTGGGAGATGGGCAAAAGAAATTGACCAGAGGGCATTGTGATAAG CTGGTAAAATCGAAAGCTCTGCGTAAGCTGACAGATGCTGAAACGTGGACACTGGTTTGGGATCTGGGACTAGTGGAGAATGAGGTGGAAGTGAAGGGCCAG GAGATGCAATGGCTGCCCCCACCTCGAGACAAGGAACACCGCATAGCTGTTAAGGAAGGGGTGGACCCGGTGAACGTGCGTCCTTACCGGTACCCCTACTTTATGAAAGAAGAGCTTGAGAGACAAGTGGCGGATATGATAAAAGCAGGGCTAATTAGACCAAGC